In Cygnus atratus isolate AKBS03 ecotype Queensland, Australia chromosome 5, CAtr_DNAZoo_HiC_assembly, whole genome shotgun sequence, a single window of DNA contains:
- the LOC118244363 gene encoding uncharacterized protein LOC118244363, protein MGQQVCDGSRGRGRRRKVHETDAEARAHGCGSSPIWIGSRPLGQLLCYDLDCERCSQAVRERQQRLLARQARASCYPRSSSSSDASDSSQHRAPARSFHPAKLTSVRSWWQPVLRNRKRRRPFPQRAAMPQTALKIYGATTLPCDAGPLRQAEELAKMAPRHHEAGLPLTTGSDAADKDGNLPAGVDPRPMTRLEPGLGFWKLLRMHTLRKSIEMKLGALPTMVQQSHRRYTYRMARCTAPTPLHFRPAPSYFCSAEALFLPEDVREFLEMHIREKKLRHQWGLPAGSLGGPQALPSVP, encoded by the exons ATGGGACAG caggTCTGTGACGGGAGCCGAGGCAGGGGAAGGCGCAGGAAGGTTCATGAGACAG ATGCTGAGGCGCGCGCTCACGGCTGCGGGAGCAGCCCGATCTGGATCGGCAGCAGACCCTTAGGCCAGCTTCTGTGTTACGATCTCGACTGTGAACgctgcagccaggctgtcagggagaggcagcagcggCTCCTTGCCAGGCAGGCCAGAGCCTCCTGCTATCCacgctcctcttcctcttcgGACGCCAGCGACTCCAGCCAGCACAGGGCCCCGGCCAGATCATTCCACCCAGCCAAGCTAACATCCGTCAGATCCTGGTGGCAGCCAGTGTTGCGGAACAGAAAGCGGAGGAGACCCTTTCCCCAGCGTGCAGCGATGCCccagacagcactgaaaatctATGGGGCAACCACACTTCCCTGCGATGCTGGGCCTCTCAGACAGGCCGAGGAGCTTGCCAAGATGGCTCCCAGGCACCACGAGGCTGGCTTGCCTCTCACCACAGGCTCTGACGCAGCTGACAAGGACGGCAACCTGCCTGCTGGTGTGGATCCTCGTCCCATGACAAGGCTGGAGCCAGGACTGGGCTTCTGGAAGCTGCTGCGGATGCACACCCTGAGGAAGTCCATAGAGATGAAGCTGGGAGCCCTCCCCACCATGGTGCAGCAATCCCACAGGAGGTACACATACAGGATGGCACGCTGCACAGCTCCCACGCCGCTGCACTTCCGTCCTGCCCCCTCCTACTTCTGCTCAGCGGAGGCCCTGTTCCTGCCTGAGGACGTGCGGGAGTTCCTGGAGATGCACATCCGTGAGAAGAAGCTGCGCCACCAATGGGGCTTGCCTGCAGGGTCGCTGGGAGGACCCCAGGCACTGCCATCAGTCCCCTAA